The Parasteatoda tepidariorum isolate YZ-2023 chromosome X2, CAS_Ptep_4.0, whole genome shotgun sequence genome includes a region encoding these proteins:
- the LOC107442621 gene encoding gamma-aminobutyric acid receptor subunit alpha-6-like isoform X3 has product MQRNSNELSKLSNTTSLLDSLLSEDKYDRRIRPGFGGPAAIVETDINIRSFGPILESERVYSMDCYFRQTWYDSRLRFTAAQEELSLNWKFLQKVWIPDTFFFNGKNSYLHKVTVPNKFIRLRPDGQLLYSMRLTVKASCPMHLRKYPLDTQACPLEIGSYAYPSQDVKYIWKNVSLSEDVVLSQYEFVNISIISRTNTVRVGDREDQRTVLVVHFIIARRKGYFILQIYAPCAMIVGASWVSFWINRSDAAGRVAVGATTVLTIVTMGFGGRAREKVGSATAIDWFVIMCFTFVFAALVEYAFVNYIDNYEKQQIKKQLELDREKKKKEEATNSLKRREYKKKFKTLVEMDREKKKKENPDGTTAESTDSPTTSQPSSGFSSVRFKEPDEKTTNSFSRDKQLLEQQKQLEELMQGAKLSIRRRPFPLGRGLSLEKSPYRNRHIASKVDSYARVLFPVSFGILNLLYWTLFLHILDDELTAPTEGNANK; this is encoded by the exons gaccAGCAGCTATTGTTGAAACAGATATAAACATTCGAAGTTTTGGTCCAATATTAGAATCTGAAAGG GTTTACTCCATGGACTGTTATTTCCGACAAACTTGGTATGATTCAAGACTCCGGTTTACTGCAGCTCAAGAAGAACTATctttaaattggaaatttctACAAAAAGTTTGGATACCTGATACATTTTTCTTCAATGGTAAAAACTCATATCTTCATAAAGTTACAGTTCCCAATAAATTCATACGACTGCGTCCAGACGGACAGCTATTATATTCTATGAG GTTAACTGTCAAGGCCAGCTGTCCTATGCATCTGAGAAAATATCCTCTAGACACTCAAGCATGTCCTTTGGAAATTGGAAGTT ATGCCTATCCATCTCAAGATGTTAAGtatatttggaaaaatgttTCCCTTTCTGAAGATGTTGTGTTATCGCAATATGAATTTGTTAACATCTCAATAATTTCTCGAACGAATACTGTAAGAGTAGGAG ataGAGAGGACCAGCGAACTGTATTAGTTGTTCACTTTATAATAGCAAGGAGGAAAGGTTATTTTATCTTACAGATTTACGCACCGTGCGCTATGATAGTTGGAGCTTCGTGGGTATCTTTCTGGATTAATAGAAGTGATGCTGCTGGTAGAGTAGCTGTAG GTGCAACAACAGTACTAACAATAGTGACTATGGGTTTCGGTGGTCGAGCAAGAGAAAAAGTTGGATCTGCAACAGCAATCGATTGGTTTGTTATTATGTGCTTTACGTTTGTATTTGCTGCATTAGTGGAATATGCCTTTGTAAACTATAttgataattatgaaaaacagcAAATCAAGAAACAACTAGAGTTGGACagagaaaagaagaagaaggagGAAGCTAcg aaCAGTTTGAAAAGGagagaatacaaaaaaaaattcaagacaCTCGTTGAGATGgacagagaaaaaaagaaaaaggagaaCCCTGATGGAACTACTGCAGAGTCTAcg GACTCTCCAACAACATCTCAACCTAGTTCAGGATTCAGCAGTGTAAGATTTAAGGAGCCAGATGAAAAAACCACCAATTCTTTTTCAAGGGACAAACAACTTCTGGAACAACAGAAACAATTGGAAGAGCTTATGCAAGGAGCCAAGCTTTCGATAAGGCGAAGGCCCTTTCCTCTAGGAAGGGGTCTATCTTTGGAAAAAAGTCCATATAGAAATCGCCACATTGCGAGTAAAGTTGATAGCTATGCTCGTGTATTATTTCCTGTATCATTCggtatattaaatttactgtaTTGGACTCTGTTTCTTCATATCTTGGATGATGAATTAACTGCTCCTACTGAaggaaatgcaaataaataa